DNA from Salinibacterium sp. dk2585:
TCGGCCCACAATCGACCCCGCCGCTGAGCTCGCAGGCCCCGAACGCGTTGGCGCCTCCTTCGAGGAGGAGGACGACGCCCTCTTCTCGCTCGACGCACCGACGTGGCATCCGTTCACGATCTCGCTGACCGAGGACGAGCACGAGCGGCTGCTCCGCCGGGCACGCGATCGCGGCGTCACGCCGGAGGAGCTGCTCCGCGGCCTCATCTAGGCGCAGATACTCCCAGCCTCCCGCACTCGCAGGCATTGCCGCCGGAGCGGTTCGGGCCTACCTTCTGCTCATGACCTCACCTGCAGGAGTCGAGACACCTCCGGCCAGCGCCAAGCTCAAGCGCAACATCTCCGGCCTGTTCCTCTTCCTCTTCATCCTCGGCGACGTGCTCGGCGCCGGCATCTACGCGCTCGTCGGCGTCATGGCGGGCGAGACGGGCGGCGCGATCTGGGTGCCGCTCGGCATCGCGCTCCTCCTGGCGCTGCTGACCGCCGGCTCCTATGCGGAACTCGTGACGAAGTACCCGCGCGCGGGCGGTTCGGCGGTCTTCGCCGAGCGCGCGTTCAAGAAACCGATCGTGTCATTCCTCGTAGGCTTCTCGATGCTCGCGGCCGGTGTCGTGAGCGCGGCCGCACTGGCACTCGCGTTCGCGGGCGACTACCTGAGCGTGTTCATCGAAATCCCGCCCATCCTGGGTGCCGTGCTCTTCCTCGTGCTCGTGGCGCTCATCAACCTGCGCGGCATCAAGGAGTCGATGCAAGCGAACTTCGTCATGACGGCCATCGAGTTGACGGGCCTGCTGATCGTGCTCATCACGGTCGGGGTCTTCGTGGGCGGCGGCAACGGTGACTTCAGCCGACTCACCGAGTTCAACCCTGACACGACCCCTGCCTTGGCGGTCATGGCCGGCGTGCTGCTCGCCTACTACTCCTATGTGGGCTTCGAGACCTCGGCGAACATCGTGGAGGAGATCCGTGACCCCGCCCGCGTGTACCCCCGCACCCTCTTCGCCTCGCTCCTGACCGCAGGGGCGCTCTACATGCTCGTCGCGGCGGCATCCACCGTCACACTCGCGCCGGAGGAGCTTGCGGAGTCCACCGGCCCCCTCCTCGCCGTCGTGGAGGAGACGGGCGCCGGCATCCCGCCGTGGCTTTTCAGCGCGATCGCCCTCATCGCGGTCGCGAACGGATGCCTCCTCACCATGATCATGGCGAGCCGCCTCGCCTACGGCATGGCGAAGCAGCGCCTGCTGCCGCCCCCGCTCGGCAAGGTGCTTTCCGGCCGCGGAACCCCATGGGTCGCCATCATCGTCACGACGATCGTCGCCATGGGGCTCACGTTCACGGGCGATCTCTCGACCCTCGCGAACACGGTCGTGCTCCTGCTGCTGTTCGTCTTCCTCAGCACCAACATCGCCGTGCTGGTGCTGCGCCGCGACAAGGGCGAGAGCGACCACTTCAAGGTCTGGACCTTCGTGCCCGTGCTCGCGGTGCTCTCCTGCATCGCTCTCATGACGCAGCAGTCGGGCGAGGTGTGGCTCCGCGCGCTCATCCTGGTCGCGGTCGGGGTGGGCCTCTACTTTGCGACGCGCTGGTGGTCGAAGAAGGGCGACGACACGGATGCCGCGGACACCGCGACCGCCGCGTCGCCCCGGCGCGACGAGCAGTAACACCGCGATCAGCACAATCAGGAGAAGGCCAACCAGGGCCGCAAAGTTGAGATGCCGCCTATTGACTCTGGGGCCATGGCGGCGCACGCTTTCGAGATGAAGGCAATCGTGAACCATTTCGAGATCCCCGCCGATGACCTCGAGCGGGCGCAGTCGTTCTATGCCGAGGTCTTCGGCTGGAAGATGGAGAACTGGGGCGACGGCAACATCATGGTGGAGGCCGCCGAGGGCGGCATCGGTGGCGACATCCACCAGCGGGGCAGCGATGTTCCGCACCCGACGTTTGTCATCACCGTCGACCGCATCGAGGATGCTGTGGCCGCGATCACTGCGAAGGGTGGCCAGATGGTGTCGGCAATCCTGACGATGCAGGGCATGGGGCGCTACGCCTACTTCAAGGACAGCGAGGGCAACCTCCTCGGCGTCTGGGACACCGTCACCGACGCAGTGCAGGAGGAATGACCATGAAGGTGAAGTACATGCTCATGGTCTTCGGCGAGGAGTCGGAGGTGCGCGCGCACGGTTCAGCGTGGGCGGAGCGGGTCACCTCATTCATGGTGCAGCTCGACGACGAGCTGGCGCAGAGCGGCGAACTCGTCTACTCCGAGGTGTTGGAAGACGGGCATGACGCGTTCCTCGTCGACCGGCACGGCGGCATCCACGACGGGTCCCTCGCCGGGGCGACGCCGCTGCTGCGCTTCATCGTCGTGCGGGTGACGGATGAGTCGCGCGCGCTCGAGATCGCCGCCCGCATGGCCGAGGCGGTCGGCTCGGCGGTCGAGGTGCGGGAGGTGCGGGAGCTGCACCCGGATGCGATCCGCCCCTAGACGCCGCGAATAACGGATGCTGTGCCGTAGACGGCCGTGAGCCCAACGGCCGTGGTCAGTACCTCAGGTGTCGGATGTGCGTGACAGACTCGGGTGGTGCCCACGCCGACTCCACCCGACGAAACCTGGCGTGGTCGGCTCGAAGCGCTCGTCGGGGAGCACGAGGGCCTGCCGGGGGGCCGCGCGATGGCGCTCCAGTTCGAACTGCGCGAGCTGATCCCTCCCGCCGTGCGTCGCTGGGGCGGCGCCGTCGCCCGCACCGTCACGGCTGACGCGGCGATCATCGGCGAGGTGCGCCTCGCCGTGCGTCCCGTCGCCCGCAGCACGGCCGGCAACTGGACTCGCGCCGAACTCTCCTGGGCCAACTTGCCCTTCAAGGCGAGCGCAGCCAACCTCGACGAAGCGCACCACGCGTGGTTCTCGCAGTTCGCCGCCCTGCACCGACCCGTCCGTGACGTCTACACGGGCCGCGACGGCGACTGGCTGCACCTCGACGACTACCAGAGTCCCCTCCTGTGGAACCTGCTGGCGGATGCTGCGGGGCTCGGCATCGCCTTCGTGGGCAGCACGGGCGGCAGCCGCGGCGCTGAGGTGCTGCTGGGCCGGCAGGCCCGCGTCACGCTCGACGCATCGTCGAACGCCGAGGGACTGACGCTGGCCCCCCGGGTGGAGTTCGACGCCCAGCAGACCGCCGCGGCATCCGTCGGCGTCATCGCCGACCACGGGCTCTACCGCTTCGAGCTCACGCCGCCCCGCTTCGAGTTGGCCCCGCTCAACCGGCCGCTCACACCCGAGCGGAAGGCGCTGCTGCAGCAGGACGCGATCGTCGTGCCCGCGGCATCCGTCGACCAGGTCGTCGCGGAGCTCGTGCCCGAACTGCAGCGCCGCGTGGGCGTCACGAGCACGGATGCCACGGTCACGGTGCCTGCGCCCGCGCCTCCCCCGGCCGCGGAGCGCGACGAGGAGCACCCCGAACCGCCCCGGCTCATCATCAAGACCGTGCCCACCGACCAGCCGGACTGGTTCGACCTCGGCATCATCGTGCGGGTCGGCGAGTACGACATCCCCTTCGGCCCGCTCTTCAAGGCGCTCGCGAAGGGGCAGAAGAAGTTCAAGCTAGTCGACGGCACGCACCTCAAGCTGACCCTGCCGGTCTTCGACCGCCTGCGCGAATTGATCGCTGAGGCGCAGGACATCGACGAGTGGGACGTCGCGCCCCGCATCAGCCGCTACCAGGCGAGCCTCTGGGCCGACTTCGAAGACCTCGCTGATGAGACCGACGAGGCGGTCGAGTGGCGGGCCGCCGCGCGCGGGCTGCTCGACGCCGCCGAGATTCCCCGCGTGGAGCACGGCCTCGACGTGACGCTGCGCCCGTACCAGCAGGAGGGGCTCGACTGGCTGGCCTTCCTCCACTCCCACGGCCTGGGCGGCGTGCTCGCCGACGACATGGGGCTCGGCAAGACGCTGCAGACGCTCGCGCTCGTCGAGCACGTGCGGCGAACGGCGACGGATGCCGCGAGCGCGCGCCATCCCTTCCTCGTCGTCGCACCCACCTCGGTCGTATCGAACTGGGCCGCCGAGGCCGAACGCTGGGCGCCCATGCTGCGGGTGCAGCAGGTCGGCACGACGGGTGAGGAGCTTGACCTCTCGGCCGACATCGTGGTGACCTCCTATGCGCTGTTCCGCCTCGACTTCGCCAACTACCGCGCCGCGACCTGGGCGGGGCTCGTGCTCGATGAGGCGCAGTTCGTCAAGAATCACGCGGCCCTCGTGCACCGCTGCGCCCGCGACCTCGTCGCCCCGTTCAAGCTCGCCATCACGGGCACACCCATGGAGAACAACCTCATGGAGCTGCGCGCGCTCTTCGCGATCGTCGCGCCCGGGCTCTTCCCTTCGGCCCGGCGCTTCGCGGAGGAATACGTGCGCCCGATCGAGGGCGGACAGCGGGAGCGCCTCGAGCGCCTTCGCCGTCGCATCCGCCCGCTCATGCTGCGCCGCACGAAGGCGCTCGTCGCGGCCGACCT
Protein-coding regions in this window:
- a CDS encoding VOC family protein — encoded protein: MAAHAFEMKAIVNHFEIPADDLERAQSFYAEVFGWKMENWGDGNIMVEAAEGGIGGDIHQRGSDVPHPTFVITVDRIEDAVAAITAKGGQMVSAILTMQGMGRYAYFKDSEGNLLGVWDTVTDAVQEE
- a CDS encoding APC family permease; this encodes MTSPAGVETPPASAKLKRNISGLFLFLFILGDVLGAGIYALVGVMAGETGGAIWVPLGIALLLALLTAGSYAELVTKYPRAGGSAVFAERAFKKPIVSFLVGFSMLAAGVVSAAALALAFAGDYLSVFIEIPPILGAVLFLVLVALINLRGIKESMQANFVMTAIELTGLLIVLITVGVFVGGGNGDFSRLTEFNPDTTPALAVMAGVLLAYYSYVGFETSANIVEEIRDPARVYPRTLFASLLTAGALYMLVAAASTVTLAPEELAESTGPLLAVVEETGAGIPPWLFSAIALIAVANGCLLTMIMASRLAYGMAKQRLLPPPLGKVLSGRGTPWVAIIVTTIVAMGLTFTGDLSTLANTVVLLLLFVFLSTNIAVLVLRRDKGESDHFKVWTFVPVLAVLSCIALMTQQSGEVWLRALILVAVGVGLYFATRWWSKKGDDTDAADTATAASPRRDEQ
- a CDS encoding DEAD/DEAH box helicase, with product MPTPTPPDETWRGRLEALVGEHEGLPGGRAMALQFELRELIPPAVRRWGGAVARTVTADAAIIGEVRLAVRPVARSTAGNWTRAELSWANLPFKASAANLDEAHHAWFSQFAALHRPVRDVYTGRDGDWLHLDDYQSPLLWNLLADAAGLGIAFVGSTGGSRGAEVLLGRQARVTLDASSNAEGLTLAPRVEFDAQQTAAASVGVIADHGLYRFELTPPRFELAPLNRPLTPERKALLQQDAIVVPAASVDQVVAELVPELQRRVGVTSTDATVTVPAPAPPPAAERDEEHPEPPRLIIKTVPTDQPDWFDLGIIVRVGEYDIPFGPLFKALAKGQKKFKLVDGTHLKLTLPVFDRLRELIAEAQDIDEWDVAPRISRYQASLWADFEDLADETDEAVEWRAAARGLLDAAEIPRVEHGLDVTLRPYQQEGLDWLAFLHSHGLGGVLADDMGLGKTLQTLALVEHVRRTATDAASARHPFLVVAPTSVVSNWAAEAERWAPMLRVQQVGTTGEELDLSADIVVTSYALFRLDFANYRAATWAGLVLDEAQFVKNHAALVHRCARDLVAPFKLAITGTPMENNLMELRALFAIVAPGLFPSARRFAEEYVRPIEGGQRERLERLRRRIRPLMLRRTKALVAADLPEKQEQVVTVELQPEHRHLYDTVLQRERQKLFGLIDDVDRNRMIIFRSLTLLRMLALDATLIDEAHAGVPSSKLEVLLEQLEEAAAEGHRTLVFSQFTSYLQVVAGGLDAAGIRYAYLDGSTRRRREVIDGFTEGEASVFLISLKAGGFGLTLTEADYVFLLDPWWNPAAENQAIDRAHRIGQQRNVMVYRMIAADTIEEKVLALSRRKAELFSSVMDADGVFSEKLTAEDIRWLVDG
- a CDS encoding YciI family protein; the protein is MKVKYMLMVFGEESEVRAHGSAWAERVTSFMVQLDDELAQSGELVYSEVLEDGHDAFLVDRHGGIHDGSLAGATPLLRFIVVRVTDESRALEIAARMAEAVGSAVEVREVRELHPDAIRP